The following coding sequences lie in one Methylosinus sp. PW1 genomic window:
- a CDS encoding hydroxymethylglutaryl-CoA lyase: protein MKIPQRVRIVEVGPRDGLQNESAMVSVETKVTLIEKLAAAGLRDIEAGSFVSANRVPQMADTKRVLAHLRLPPHVHLSVLIPNTRGLEEALACGVRGVAIFAAASESFSKENIGCTITESLTRYAPVVEAAVGAGLEVRGYISCALGCPYEGEVAPRAVATLARDLAALGCHEISLGDTIGVGVPLQARRLVEEVGRDVPLAQIAVHFHDSYGQALANIFACVEMGVGVVDASVAGLGGCPFAPGASGNVATEDVVYMLERSGIETGVDLAALIDAGGFICESLGRETASRAARASLLQREKRRRA, encoded by the coding sequence ATGAAGATTCCGCAACGCGTGCGCATCGTCGAGGTCGGCCCGCGCGACGGCCTGCAGAATGAAAGCGCGATGGTTTCAGTGGAGACCAAGGTCACGCTGATCGAGAAGCTGGCCGCGGCGGGGCTGCGCGACATAGAAGCGGGAAGCTTCGTCTCGGCGAATCGCGTTCCGCAAATGGCGGATACCAAGCGCGTGCTCGCACATCTTCGTTTGCCGCCGCATGTTCATCTGTCCGTTCTCATTCCCAATACGCGCGGACTCGAGGAAGCGCTCGCTTGCGGCGTGCGCGGCGTCGCCATTTTCGCCGCGGCGAGCGAGAGCTTTTCGAAAGAAAATATCGGCTGCACAATCACGGAGAGCCTGACGCGTTATGCGCCCGTCGTCGAAGCGGCGGTCGGCGCAGGGCTCGAGGTGCGCGGCTATATTTCCTGCGCGCTCGGCTGTCCCTATGAAGGCGAGGTCGCGCCACGCGCCGTCGCGACGCTGGCCCGCGATCTCGCAGCGCTCGGCTGCCACGAGATTTCACTCGGCGACACGATCGGCGTCGGCGTGCCTTTGCAAGCGCGGCGGCTCGTGGAAGAGGTCGGACGCGACGTTCCCTTGGCGCAGATCGCGGTTCATTTTCATGACAGCTATGGCCAGGCGCTCGCCAATATATTCGCTTGCGTAGAGATGGGCGTCGGCGTCGTCGACGCATCCGTCGCGGGCCTCGGCGGCTGTCCCTTCGCGCCGGGTGCGAGCGGCAATGTCGCAACGGAGGATGTTGTCTATATGCTCGAGCGTTCGGGAATCGAGACGGGCGTCGATCTCGCCGCGCTGATAGATGCAGGCGGTTTCATTTGCGAAAGCCTCGGACGCGAGACGGCGAGCCGCGCCGCGCGCGCATCGCTTCTCCAGCGCGAGAAAAGGCGCCGCGCATGA
- a CDS encoding isovaleryl-CoA dehydrogenase: MRHWIPSLDFALGETADMLRDQVESFAAREIAPRAATIDRENDFPSDLWPKMGALGLLGVTVEEEYGGAGLGYLEHVVIMEELSRASASVGLSYGAHSNLCVNQLRRNGTSEQKRRYLPKLVSGEHIGALAMSEPDAGSDVVNMSMRAERRGDRYVLNGDKMWVTNGPNADVVIVYGKTAPAAGAHGITAFIIEKGFKGFTPAQKLDKLGMRGSNTCELLFSDCEVPEENVLGLPERGVNVLMSGLDYERAVLAGGPIGIMRACMDIVVPYVHDRKQFGQPIGEFQIMQAKLADMYTAQNAARAYVYAVARACDRGRTTRKDAAGAILFAAESATRMALEAIQCLGGNGYINDYPTGRLLRDAKLYEIGAGTSEIRRMLIGRELYSETA, translated from the coding sequence ATGCGTCACTGGATTCCTTCGCTCGATTTCGCGCTTGGCGAAACCGCCGACATGTTGCGTGATCAGGTCGAATCTTTCGCCGCGCGAGAGATCGCGCCGCGCGCCGCGACGATCGATCGCGAGAATGACTTCCCTTCCGATCTCTGGCCCAAAATGGGCGCGCTCGGTCTGCTCGGCGTGACCGTCGAGGAAGAATATGGCGGCGCCGGGCTCGGCTATCTCGAGCATGTCGTCATTATGGAGGAGCTGAGCCGCGCCTCAGCTTCCGTAGGCCTCTCCTATGGCGCGCATTCCAATCTCTGCGTCAATCAGCTGCGTCGCAACGGCACATCCGAGCAGAAGCGACGCTATTTGCCCAAGCTCGTGTCCGGCGAGCACATAGGCGCCCTCGCCATGTCCGAGCCGGACGCCGGCTCCGATGTGGTCAATATGTCGATGCGCGCAGAAAGGCGCGGCGACCGCTATGTGCTGAATGGCGATAAAATGTGGGTGACGAATGGTCCCAACGCCGATGTCGTCATCGTCTATGGCAAGACGGCACCCGCCGCAGGCGCGCATGGCATTACCGCTTTTATCATAGAGAAGGGTTTCAAAGGCTTCACGCCCGCGCAAAAGCTCGACAAGCTCGGCATGCGCGGCTCCAACACATGCGAATTGCTGTTTAGCGATTGCGAGGTTCCAGAAGAGAATGTGCTCGGCCTGCCGGAGCGCGGCGTGAATGTTCTGATGAGCGGGCTCGACTATGAGCGCGCCGTTCTCGCCGGGGGGCCGATCGGCATCATGCGCGCCTGCATGGATATTGTCGTGCCCTATGTGCATGATCGCAAGCAATTCGGCCAGCCGATCGGCGAGTTCCAGATCATGCAGGCCAAGCTCGCCGATATGTATACGGCGCAAAATGCGGCGCGCGCCTATGTCTATGCCGTCGCGCGCGCCTGCGACCGGGGCCGCACGACGCGCAAGGACGCCGCCGGCGCCATTCTCTTCGCCGCGGAGAGCGCGACGCGAATGGCGCTCGAAGCCATCCAATGCCTCGGCGGCAATGGCTATATCAATGATTATCCAACCGGCCGGCTGCTGCGCGACGCCAAGCTCTATGAGATCGGCGCCGGCACCAGCGAGATTCGTCGCATGCTGATCGGCCGTGAGCTTTACAGCGAAACTGCGTGA
- a CDS encoding enoyl-CoA hydratase/isomerase family protein, whose translation MSDILVSRTRKVGRLSLNRPKALNSLTLDMVRDFSTALDSFGADREIVAVVVTGEGQRGFCAGGDIRALYELRVGDRSLYETFWREEYRLNARIAAFPKSYVAMMDGIVMGGGVGLSAHGNFRIVTERTRLAMPETAIGFIPDVGGSWLLTRNGGVGRFMALSGMTVGPHDAIFAGLADVLVDSASLPELLALLSDISEAEELRPLLARFAKSSGLGALSRHETLLRRVTAHSSVERLIAALETEGSEFAREAAATLAMRSPTSLKVTLQLLRRAADAENLEACLRQEFRTACNLLSTHDLFEGIRAAVIDKDRDPHWSPATLAEVDDASVKALLDGGAAPEFEFRAWT comes from the coding sequence ATGAGCGATATTCTCGTCTCTCGCACGCGCAAGGTCGGGCGCCTGTCGTTGAACCGGCCGAAGGCGCTGAACAGCCTGACGCTGGATATGGTGCGCGATTTTTCCACCGCGCTCGACTCCTTCGGCGCCGATCGGGAGATCGTCGCCGTCGTGGTGACGGGCGAGGGCCAACGCGGCTTTTGCGCCGGCGGCGATATTCGCGCGCTCTATGAGTTGCGCGTCGGCGACCGCAGCCTCTATGAGACGTTCTGGCGCGAGGAATATCGGCTGAACGCGCGCATCGCCGCCTTTCCGAAGTCCTATGTCGCGATGATGGATGGAATCGTCATGGGCGGCGGCGTCGGCCTTTCCGCGCATGGCAATTTTCGTATCGTCACGGAGCGCACGCGTCTCGCTATGCCAGAGACGGCGATCGGCTTTATTCCCGACGTCGGCGGCTCCTGGCTGCTCACGCGCAATGGCGGCGTTGGGCGCTTCATGGCGCTTTCCGGCATGACGGTCGGTCCGCATGACGCGATCTTCGCCGGGCTCGCGGATGTGCTCGTGGATTCGGCCTCGCTGCCAGAGCTGCTCGCCCTTCTGAGCGATATAAGCGAGGCGGAAGAGCTGCGGCCGCTGCTGGCGCGCTTCGCCAAATCATCCGGCCTCGGCGCCTTGTCGCGACACGAGACTTTGCTGCGGCGCGTGACGGCGCATTCGAGCGTCGAGCGCCTCATCGCCGCGCTCGAGACAGAGGGTTCGGAGTTCGCGCGCGAGGCGGCGGCGACGCTCGCCATGCGCTCGCCGACGAGCCTGAAAGTGACGCTGCAGCTGCTGCGCCGCGCGGCGGATGCGGAAAATCTGGAAGCGTGCCTGCGCCAGGAATTTCGCACGGCTTGCAATCTTCTTTCGACGCATGATCTCTTTGAGGGTATTCGCGCCGCCGTCATCGACAAGGATCGCGATCCGCATTGGTCGCCGGCGACGCTCGCGGAAGTGGACGACGCCTCGGTGAAGGCGCTGCTCGATGGCGGCGCGGCGCCGGAGTTCGAATTTCGAGCCTGGACATGA
- a CDS encoding biotin carboxylase N-terminal domain-containing protein, with protein sequence MLRKILIANRGEIACRVIATARRMGVIAAAIYSDVDAQARHVALADEAYPLGAAPARESYLAIDKIIAAARRAGAQAVHPGYGFLSENAAFAERCAEADLVFIGPTPQAMRLMSSKTHARALMESAGVPIVPGFHGAQDIESLAAAAIRIGFPVLVKASAGGGGKGMRRVATRGELRGAIESARREAASAFGDDSLLIEKALDGARHIEAQIFGDAHGALVAFPERDCSIQRRHQKIIEETPAPGLSTELRYALREAALAAGRAVSYIGAGTVEFLVKDDSFYFLEMNTRLQVEHPITEMISGVDLVEWQLRVASGEKLPARRDEIAPHGHSIEARLYAETPARDFLPCVGRLEHWRTPREDGAIRVETGVREGDAVTPFYDPLLAKIVAHGEDRETARAKLAAALRDCEIVGVETNLLLLRAILDSEAYAAGEIDTGFLPRHLELILAGSEALDEDAETLVLAAGAAARLRRLRAERNEETPWDASDAWRLNGAARQKLLVRFQDRDIPLTIAPLPKGAFRLQTPKSLHFVALESDAEHMSLRIDGVARKLSIVERPKGFVIIWNGRNHELSLVDPLAPPRAERDDEAALAAPLPARVTGLFASVGESVKKGAPLVMLEAMKMEIALSAPRDGRISEIRTTIGDMVRQGERLIVFAEGEAA encoded by the coding sequence ATGCTTCGTAAGATTCTCATCGCCAATCGGGGCGAGATCGCATGCCGCGTGATCGCGACCGCGCGGCGCATGGGCGTCATCGCGGCCGCCATCTATTCGGACGTCGACGCGCAGGCGCGTCATGTCGCGCTCGCCGACGAAGCCTATCCACTGGGCGCGGCGCCAGCGCGCGAGAGCTATCTCGCAATCGACAAGATCATCGCCGCCGCGCGCCGCGCGGGCGCGCAGGCCGTTCATCCCGGCTATGGCTTTCTCTCCGAGAACGCGGCATTCGCGGAGCGTTGCGCCGAGGCCGACCTCGTCTTCATCGGACCGACGCCGCAAGCCATGCGTCTCATGAGCTCCAAGACGCACGCACGCGCATTGATGGAAAGCGCCGGCGTGCCGATCGTGCCGGGCTTTCACGGCGCGCAAGATATCGAGAGCCTCGCCGCAGCGGCGATACGCATCGGCTTTCCCGTGCTCGTCAAGGCTTCGGCGGGCGGCGGCGGCAAAGGCATGCGCCGCGTCGCGACGCGGGGCGAGCTGCGCGGCGCGATCGAGAGCGCGCGGCGAGAGGCGGCGTCCGCATTCGGCGACGATTCGCTGCTGATCGAGAAGGCGCTCGATGGCGCGCGGCATATAGAAGCGCAGATTTTCGGCGATGCGCATGGCGCCCTCGTCGCTTTCCCAGAACGTGACTGCTCGATCCAACGCCGTCATCAGAAGATCATCGAGGAGACGCCCGCACCGGGCCTTTCGACAGAGCTGAGGTACGCCTTGCGCGAGGCCGCGCTCGCCGCCGGGCGCGCGGTCTCCTATATCGGCGCCGGAACGGTCGAATTTCTCGTGAAGGACGACAGCTTCTACTTTCTCGAGATGAACACGCGGCTGCAGGTGGAGCATCCGATCACCGAAATGATATCGGGCGTCGATCTCGTGGAATGGCAGCTGCGCGTCGCGTCCGGCGAGAAGCTGCCCGCGCGCCGAGACGAGATCGCGCCGCATGGACATTCGATCGAAGCGCGACTCTATGCGGAGACGCCGGCGCGCGATTTTCTGCCTTGTGTCGGCCGGCTCGAGCACTGGCGCACGCCGCGCGAGGATGGCGCTATTCGTGTCGAAACCGGCGTGCGTGAAGGCGATGCGGTAACGCCATTCTACGATCCGCTGCTCGCCAAGATCGTCGCGCATGGCGAAGACCGAGAGACCGCCCGCGCAAAGCTCGCCGCGGCGCTGCGTGATTGCGAGATCGTGGGCGTGGAGACGAATCTGCTGTTGCTGCGCGCAATTCTCGACAGCGAAGCGTATGCCGCGGGCGAGATCGACACGGGATTTCTTCCGCGTCATCTCGAGCTTATCCTCGCGGGATCGGAAGCGCTGGACGAGGACGCCGAAACCCTCGTGCTCGCAGCGGGCGCCGCCGCTCGGCTACGCCGTCTTCGCGCCGAGCGCAATGAGGAGACGCCTTGGGATGCGAGCGACGCTTGGCGCCTGAATGGCGCGGCGCGGCAGAAGCTGCTCGTCCGTTTCCAGGATCGCGACATTCCCTTGACGATCGCGCCCCTGCCCAAGGGCGCCTTCCGCTTGCAAACCCCCAAGTCGCTGCATTTCGTCGCGCTCGAGAGCGACGCAGAACACATGAGCCTGCGCATCGACGGCGTCGCGCGAAAGCTTTCGATCGTCGAGCGCCCAAAAGGCTTCGTCATCATATGGAATGGACGCAACCACGAGCTTTCGCTCGTCGATCCGCTCGCGCCGCCGCGCGCGGAACGCGATGACGAGGCGGCGCTCGCGGCGCCGCTGCCGGCGCGCGTCACCGGACTCTTCGCCAGCGTCGGCGAGAGCGTGAAGAAAGGCGCGCCGCTCGTCATGCTCGAGGCGATGAAGATGGAAATCGCATTGTCGGCGCCGCGAGACGGGCGCATATCGGAGATTCGGACGACGATCGGCGATATGGTGCGGCAGGGCGAGCGGCTGATCGTCTTCGCCGAGGGAGAAGCGGCATGA
- a CDS encoding carboxyl transferase domain-containing protein: protein MTVLETSLDTSSAQFATNARAMRGLVADLRATASRIAEGGGAAAREKHVARGKMTARDRIDALIDPMSPFLEIGQFAAYDLYDGEAPCAGVIAGVGRICGRACMILANDATVKGGVYFPLTVKKHLRAQEIAAQNRLPCLYLVDSGGANLPRQDEVFPDRDHFGRIFYNQAQMSAAGIAQIAVVMGSCTAGGAYVPAMSDESIIVRDTGTIFLAGPPLVRAATGEVVTAEELGGATVHARSSGVVDHYAENDGHALGIARDIVATLGAAPSPSLQKREAREPLYDPMEIYGLVPTDRRRQYDARELIARLVDASDFDEFKKLYGETLVAGFAHICGYRIGVLANNGVLFGESALKGAHFIELCAQRGIPLLFLQNVTGFMVGRDYEARGIAKDGAKMVTAVATAAVPKFTVIVGGSFGAGNYAMCGRAYGPRFLWSWPNARISVMGGEQAADVLSRVRGDSYTAKGRDWPQADHDAYQAQIRAQYERQGHPYYASARLWDDGVIDPADTRRVLALSLATASNAPLEATRFGLFRM, encoded by the coding sequence ATGACAGTTCTGGAGACGAGCTTGGATACGAGCTCTGCGCAATTCGCGACCAATGCGCGGGCGATGCGCGGCCTCGTCGCCGATCTGCGCGCAACCGCCTCACGCATCGCCGAAGGCGGCGGCGCGGCTGCGCGCGAGAAGCATGTCGCTCGCGGCAAGATGACAGCGCGCGACCGCATAGACGCGCTCATCGATCCCATGTCGCCCTTTCTCGAGATCGGCCAATTCGCCGCCTATGATCTCTATGACGGCGAGGCGCCTTGCGCCGGCGTCATCGCGGGAGTCGGGCGCATTTGCGGCCGCGCCTGCATGATCCTCGCCAATGACGCGACCGTGAAAGGCGGCGTCTATTTTCCGCTGACCGTGAAAAAGCATTTGCGCGCGCAAGAGATCGCCGCGCAGAACCGCCTGCCGTGCCTCTATCTCGTCGATAGCGGCGGCGCCAATCTGCCGCGTCAGGACGAGGTGTTTCCCGATCGCGATCATTTCGGCCGCATTTTCTATAATCAGGCGCAAATGTCCGCCGCGGGCATAGCGCAGATCGCCGTCGTCATGGGCTCTTGCACGGCCGGCGGAGCCTATGTGCCCGCAATGTCGGACGAGTCCATCATCGTACGCGATACCGGCACGATTTTTCTCGCCGGGCCGCCGCTGGTGCGCGCCGCGACAGGCGAGGTCGTGACAGCGGAAGAATTGGGCGGCGCCACAGTACATGCCCGCAGCTCCGGCGTCGTCGATCATTATGCGGAGAATGACGGCCATGCGCTCGGCATCGCGCGCGACATCGTCGCGACGCTCGGCGCGGCGCCGTCGCCGTCACTGCAGAAGCGCGAGGCGCGCGAGCCGCTCTATGATCCGATGGAGATCTATGGTCTGGTTCCGACCGATCGCCGCCGTCAATATGACGCGCGCGAGCTGATCGCGCGGCTCGTCGATGCGAGCGATTTCGACGAGTTCAAGAAGCTCTATGGCGAGACGCTCGTCGCCGGCTTCGCGCATATTTGCGGCTATCGCATCGGCGTGCTCGCGAATAATGGCGTGCTGTTCGGCGAAAGCGCGCTCAAGGGCGCACATTTCATCGAGCTGTGCGCGCAACGCGGGATTCCTCTGCTGTTTCTGCAGAATGTCACCGGCTTCATGGTCGGTCGTGATTATGAGGCGCGCGGCATCGCCAAGGATGGCGCAAAAATGGTGACGGCGGTGGCGACCGCCGCTGTTCCGAAATTCACAGTCATCGTCGGCGGCAGCTTCGGCGCTGGCAATTATGCGATGTGCGGCCGCGCCTATGGTCCGCGCTTCCTGTGGAGCTGGCCCAATGCGCGCATCTCCGTGATGGGCGGAGAGCAGGCGGCCGATGTTCTCTCCCGCGTGCGCGGCGACAGCTACACCGCCAAAGGGCGCGATTGGCCGCAAGCCGACCATGACGCCTATCAAGCGCAAATCCGCGCGCAATATGAGCGGCAAGGCCACCCCTATTATGCGAGCGCGCGTCTTTGGGACGACGGTGTCATCGACCCGGCGGATACGCGCCGCGTGCTTGCGCTCTCTCTCGCCACGGCGTCCAATGCGCCGCTCGAGGCGACGCGATTCGGCCTGTTCCGCATGTGA
- a CDS encoding acetyl-CoA C-acyltransferase, with protein MSESFDPVVIIGAARTPIGAMLGELKRVSAPELGAAAIRAAVARADAPTDQIDDVLMGCVLTAGLGQAPARQASLAAGLPEAAGCVTINKMCGSGMKAIQLAHDQLLAGSSHAIVAGGMESMSNAPYLLERAREGYRMGHKKLLDHMFLDGLEDAYDKGRLMGDFAEDCATTHQFTRQMQDDYATLSLERARRAAQQGDFDWEIAPIEAHDTTITRDELPSKAKIEAIMKLKPAFREGGTVTAANSSAISDGAAALTLMRRERAERAGLAPLAIIRAHATHAGPPNLFPTAPISAMRKLAERLGWPLSSVDLFEINEAFAVVVMAAMRELDLPREKVNVHGGACALGHPIGASGARIVVTLLAALRKYGLRRGVAALCIGGGEAAAVAIETVN; from the coding sequence ATGAGCGAGAGCTTCGATCCCGTGGTCATCATCGGCGCGGCGCGCACGCCGATCGGCGCGATGCTCGGCGAGCTGAAGAGAGTTTCGGCGCCGGAGCTCGGCGCGGCGGCGATTCGCGCCGCGGTGGCGCGCGCCGACGCGCCGACAGATCAGATCGACGATGTGCTCATGGGCTGCGTGCTGACAGCGGGCCTCGGCCAGGCGCCGGCGCGGCAGGCGTCGCTCGCCGCCGGTCTGCCGGAGGCCGCGGGCTGCGTGACGATCAATAAAATGTGCGGCTCCGGCATGAAGGCGATCCAGCTCGCGCATGACCAACTGCTCGCCGGCAGCTCGCACGCCATCGTCGCCGGCGGCATGGAGAGCATGAGCAATGCGCCCTATCTGCTCGAGCGCGCGCGCGAAGGCTATCGCATGGGGCATAAGAAGCTCCTCGATCATATGTTTCTCGACGGGCTCGAGGACGCCTATGACAAGGGCCGTCTGATGGGCGATTTCGCCGAGGATTGCGCGACGACGCATCAATTCACGCGGCAAATGCAGGATGATTATGCGACGCTCTCGCTCGAGCGCGCGCGGCGTGCGGCGCAGCAGGGCGATTTCGACTGGGAGATCGCGCCGATCGAAGCGCATGACACGACGATCACGCGCGATGAATTGCCGTCGAAAGCGAAGATCGAGGCGATCATGAAATTGAAGCCGGCGTTTCGCGAGGGCGGCACGGTGACGGCGGCCAATTCCAGCGCCATTTCCGACGGCGCCGCGGCGCTGACCTTGATGCGGCGGGAGCGGGCCGAGCGCGCCGGCCTCGCGCCGCTGGCGATCATTCGCGCCCATGCGACCCATGCGGGGCCGCCCAATCTGTTTCCGACGGCGCCGATCTCGGCCATGCGCAAGCTCGCCGAGCGCCTCGGCTGGCCGCTGTCGAGCGTCGATCTCTTCGAGATCAACGAGGCTTTCGCCGTCGTCGTGATGGCGGCGATGCGCGAGCTCGATCTGCCGCGCGAAAAGGTGAATGTGCATGGCGGCGCCTGCGCGCTCGGTCATCCGATCGGCGCCTCGGGCGCGCGCATCGTCGTCACTCTGCTCGCGGCGCTGCGCAAATATGGGCTGCGACGCGGCGTCGCCGCGCTCTGCATCGGCGGCGGCGAGGCGGCGGCGGTGGCGATAGAGACGGTGAATTAG
- a CDS encoding enoyl-CoA hydratase-related protein encodes MSLLRSSLDSRGVATLTLARPERRNALDHAMVVELIAALESAANDSQTRILLLAGDGPAFCAGGDIEWMKRVAADTPRANEEDALLLARAMRALDTLPKPTLTRIHGPAYGGGVGLVACCDIAVASDAASFCLSEARIGLTPSVIGPYVQRAIGARQARRYFLSAETISATQARALGLVHEIAPATELDARVARIVDALLAGAPGAQAEAKASVALFAERPIDEALMRETAQRISARRASAEGKEGLAAFLEKRAPYWRRDRDDAS; translated from the coding sequence ATGTCCCTTCTTCGCTCGTCACTCGATTCCCGCGGCGTGGCCACTCTCACGCTCGCACGACCGGAGCGTCGCAATGCGCTGGACCACGCAATGGTCGTCGAGCTCATCGCGGCTCTGGAAAGTGCAGCGAACGATTCGCAGACGCGCATTCTCCTGCTCGCTGGCGACGGCCCCGCCTTTTGCGCCGGCGGCGACATAGAATGGATGAAGCGCGTCGCCGCAGACACGCCGCGCGCCAATGAAGAGGATGCGCTTCTGCTCGCGCGCGCGATGCGCGCGCTCGACACGCTGCCCAAGCCGACGCTCACGCGGATCCATGGCCCGGCCTATGGCGGCGGCGTCGGCCTCGTCGCCTGCTGTGACATCGCCGTCGCGAGCGATGCCGCGAGCTTTTGCTTGAGCGAAGCGAGGATCGGCCTCACGCCCTCGGTGATCGGTCCTTATGTTCAGCGCGCGATCGGCGCGCGCCAGGCGCGACGCTATTTTCTCAGCGCCGAGACGATCTCCGCGACACAGGCGCGCGCGCTCGGCCTCGTTCACGAGATCGCCCCCGCCACAGAGCTGGACGCGCGAGTCGCGCGCATCGTGGATGCGCTGCTCGCCGGCGCGCCCGGCGCGCAAGCCGAGGCGAAAGCCTCCGTGGCGCTCTTTGCCGAACGACCAATCGACGAAGCGCTGATGCGCGAGACGGCGCAGCGGATCTCCGCGCGGCGCGCATCTGCGGAAGGAAAGGAGGGTCTCGCGGCTTTCCTCGAGAAGCGCGCCCCCTATTGGAGACGGGATCGCGACGATGCTTCGTAA